The following coding sequences are from one Prochlorococcus sp. MIT 0604 window:
- a CDS encoding DUF3007 family protein, with amino-acid sequence MTKGKVIQIGLFISLIGLISYKFAPQIGIDNFTATTLSSCILILIVITWVTSYVYRVVNGKMTFMEQRKRYRKDYEKVVSDKLETKFNSLSKEEQQKLMEDLEENL; translated from the coding sequence TTGACTAAAGGTAAAGTTATACAAATAGGTTTATTTATTTCATTAATAGGATTAATTAGTTATAAATTTGCACCACAAATTGGGATCGACAATTTTACGGCCACTACTCTTTCGAGTTGTATCTTGATTTTGATTGTTATTACTTGGGTAACATCTTATGTTTATAGAGTTGTAAATGGAAAAATGACTTTTATGGAACAAAGGAAGCGTTATAGAAAAGATTATGAAAAAGTTGTTAGTGATAAACTAGAAACCAAATTCAACTCATTGTCAAAGGAAGAACAGCAAAAACTAATGGAAGATTTAGAGGAAAATCTATAA
- the hemE gene encoding uroporphyrinogen decarboxylase yields MGQDLPLLLSAALGKKVNRPPVWMMRQAGRYMKIYRDLRERYPSFRERSENPELSYEISMQPFHAFKPDGVILFSDILTPLPGMGINFEIIESKGPIIEDPIRTLNQVENLKELNPSESLSFVGQVLTSLKKDVNNEATVLGFVGAPWTLAAYVVEGKSSKNYSLIKSMAFNEPDLLHKLLDHFAKSIGEYLKYQIKSGAQVVQIFDSWAGQLSPQDYDVFAGPYQKKVVEIVKAAYPETPIILYISGSAGVLERMAKTGVDIISLDWTVDIEEACKRIPRGIGIQGNVDPGILFGNEESIKERIDNTFNKIKDRKYILNLGHGILPGTPEENAQTFFEHGKKLTY; encoded by the coding sequence ATGGGTCAAGATTTACCACTACTACTCTCTGCCGCACTAGGTAAAAAAGTAAATAGGCCTCCAGTATGGATGATGAGGCAAGCAGGAAGATATATGAAAATCTATAGAGATTTAAGGGAGCGTTACCCAAGCTTTAGAGAGAGGTCTGAAAATCCAGAACTATCATATGAGATTTCAATGCAGCCTTTTCATGCTTTCAAGCCGGATGGAGTGATCCTTTTTTCAGATATTCTCACACCTCTTCCAGGGATGGGCATAAATTTTGAAATAATAGAAAGTAAAGGTCCAATTATTGAGGACCCAATAAGAACTCTTAACCAGGTAGAAAATTTAAAAGAATTAAATCCAAGTGAGAGTTTAAGTTTTGTTGGGCAAGTTCTTACTTCACTAAAAAAAGATGTGAATAATGAGGCAACAGTTTTAGGTTTTGTTGGCGCACCTTGGACGCTTGCTGCATATGTAGTTGAAGGTAAAAGCAGTAAAAATTATTCTTTAATAAAATCAATGGCTTTTAATGAACCGGATTTACTTCATAAACTTCTTGATCATTTTGCAAAATCTATTGGTGAATATCTTAAATATCAAATAAAATCTGGAGCGCAAGTAGTACAAATTTTTGATTCATGGGCCGGCCAACTAAGCCCACAAGATTACGATGTCTTTGCTGGGCCGTATCAAAAAAAAGTTGTTGAAATTGTAAAAGCGGCGTACCCTGAAACACCAATAATTCTTTACATTTCAGGCAGTGCTGGTGTTTTAGAAAGAATGGCAAAAACTGGAGTAGATATAATTTCATTAGACTGGACAGTAGATATTGAAGAGGCTTGTAAAAGAATTCCCAGGGGGATTGGAATTCAAGGTAATGTTGACCCTGGTATTTTATTCGGAAACGAAGAATCAATAAAAGAAAGGATAGATAATACTTTCAATAAAATCAAAGACAGGAAATATATTCTTAATTTGGGTCATGGGATTTTACCTGGGACTCCAGAAGAAAATGCTCAAACATTTTTTGAACATGGGAAAAAACTCACTTACTAG
- a CDS encoding YkvA family protein, with protein MKENYRNKEKIYDAEVLESSTLDENIIIKILIRAGRTIAKPALEVLEMALDPFTPAQVRVSLMAALAYLIMPFDLFPDFMPIVGFSDDFVALTAVLSIWSKYMTPSIRARAENKLNKLFPFY; from the coding sequence ATGAAAGAGAATTACAGAAACAAAGAAAAAATTTATGATGCTGAAGTTTTAGAAAGTTCAACACTTGATGAGAATATCATCATCAAAATTCTTATTAGAGCAGGAAGAACAATTGCTAAACCTGCATTAGAAGTTTTAGAGATGGCTTTAGATCCTTTTACTCCAGCCCAAGTAAGAGTTTCCTTAATGGCTGCCCTAGCTTATTTAATTATGCCATTTGACCTTTTCCCTGACTTTATGCCAATAGTTGGTTTTAGTGATGATTTTGTCGCCCTCACGGCAGTACTTAGTATATGGAGCAAATATATGACTCCTTCAATAAGAGCAAGAGCAGAGAACAAGCTTAATAAGTTATTCCCTTTTTATTAA
- a CDS encoding YciI family protein, with product MEKFVVFGKYCEDAIIKRAPFREQHLNRLKKLKDRDILVTLGPTKCTKYLFGIFQAENENQLIDLIEEDIYWKKGIWINYDIYPWVQAF from the coding sequence ATGGAAAAGTTTGTAGTTTTTGGAAAGTACTGTGAAGATGCAATCATAAAAAGGGCGCCATTTCGCGAACAACATCTTAATAGACTTAAAAAATTAAAAGATCGCGATATTTTAGTTACTTTAGGACCCACAAAATGTACTAAATATTTGTTTGGAATCTTTCAGGCTGAAAATGAAAATCAATTAATAGATTTGATTGAGGAAGATATATATTGGAAAAAAGGTATATGGATTAATTATGATATTTATCCCTGGGTTCAAGCTTTTTGA
- the glgB gene encoding 1,4-alpha-glucan branching protein GlgB — MIETIQADWIKSEAINLENCCNDNPLKILGPHFYEEQWVVRVWMPEADEVKINFKNNSYKAESINHKWLFEAILPENPNYNYELNISRGGLTHTQHDPWSYREEWMGEVDRHLFAEGNHHHIWEKMGAHLIEEKNQRGVMFCIWAPNAKSISIIGDINSWDGRHHPMQKRLGGIWELFMPTMQVGDTYKYEIRTQQGHIYEKADPYGFLHEIRPQNGSIVSKLKNFNWNDSSWISNRDSSSQINKPISVYEMHLGSWLHESTDNKYLEDNGEPRDPVPAADLKPGTRLLTYPELTKKLIPYVKDRGFTHIELMPISEHPFDGSWGYQVTGWYAPTSRFGTPNEFREFVNKCHEEGIGVILDWVPGHFPKDKHGLAFFDGCHLYEHGDSRIGEHKEWGTLIFNYSRNEVRNFLVANLVYWFEEFHIDGIRVDAVASMLYRDYLRPDGEWIPNENGGNENIEAVKFLQQANHVLFQHFPGALSIAEESTTWPMVTKPTDMGGLGFNLKWNMGWMHDMLDYFEIDPWFRQFHQNSVTFSITYNYTENFMLALSHDEVVHGKSHLLHKMPGDDWKKYANTRALLTYMWTHPGKKTIFMGMEFGQRQEWNVWDDLQWELLEFEPHKGIRNLIDDLNVLYKNEPALWKNDFDPYGFQWIDCNDKSNSVISFMRRENDTNEWLVVVANFTPNTHGSYKVGVPVEGFYKEIFNSDGSRYGGSNKGNMGGKETINYNIHDYQNALELALPPLSVSIFKHQSRK, encoded by the coding sequence ATGATCGAGACAATTCAAGCAGACTGGATTAAATCAGAAGCTATCAACCTAGAAAATTGTTGCAATGATAATCCATTAAAAATATTAGGTCCTCATTTTTATGAAGAACAATGGGTTGTAAGGGTATGGATGCCTGAAGCAGACGAAGTTAAAATAAATTTTAAAAACAATTCCTATAAGGCGGAAAGCATAAACCATAAATGGCTTTTTGAAGCTATCCTGCCTGAAAATCCAAATTATAATTACGAACTAAATATTTCACGAGGAGGGCTCACACATACACAACATGACCCTTGGTCATATAGAGAAGAGTGGATGGGAGAAGTTGATAGACATCTTTTTGCAGAAGGCAATCATCATCATATTTGGGAAAAAATGGGAGCACATCTCATTGAAGAAAAGAATCAAAGAGGAGTCATGTTTTGCATTTGGGCTCCAAATGCAAAATCAATCTCGATAATTGGAGATATAAATTCTTGGGATGGGAGACATCATCCAATGCAAAAAAGATTAGGGGGAATCTGGGAACTATTCATGCCAACAATGCAAGTTGGCGACACATATAAATATGAAATAAGAACACAACAAGGTCATATTTATGAGAAAGCTGACCCATATGGTTTCCTTCATGAAATTAGACCTCAAAATGGTTCAATAGTTTCAAAATTGAAAAACTTTAATTGGAATGATAGTTCTTGGATTTCAAATAGAGATTCTTCTAGTCAAATTAACAAGCCAATTTCAGTTTATGAAATGCATTTAGGGAGTTGGCTCCATGAATCAACAGATAATAAATATCTGGAGGACAATGGTGAACCAAGAGATCCAGTACCTGCGGCCGATTTAAAACCTGGAACCAGATTATTAACTTATCCAGAATTAACCAAGAAACTCATCCCTTACGTAAAAGATAGAGGATTCACTCATATTGAACTAATGCCAATATCTGAACATCCTTTCGATGGTTCATGGGGATACCAAGTTACAGGCTGGTATGCACCAACAAGTAGATTTGGCACCCCAAATGAATTTAGAGAGTTTGTAAATAAATGTCATGAAGAGGGTATAGGCGTAATTCTTGATTGGGTGCCTGGTCATTTTCCAAAAGATAAGCATGGTTTAGCATTTTTTGATGGTTGTCATCTTTATGAACATGGAGATTCACGCATAGGTGAACACAAAGAATGGGGAACCCTAATATTTAATTACAGCAGAAACGAAGTAAGAAATTTCTTAGTAGCCAACCTCGTTTATTGGTTTGAAGAGTTTCATATTGATGGCATAAGAGTAGATGCTGTAGCTTCAATGCTTTACAGAGATTATCTACGTCCAGATGGAGAATGGATACCCAATGAAAATGGTGGGAATGAAAATATAGAAGCCGTTAAATTTCTTCAACAGGCTAATCATGTACTCTTCCAACACTTCCCAGGTGCACTTTCTATTGCAGAAGAATCAACAACTTGGCCAATGGTAACCAAACCAACAGACATGGGAGGGCTCGGGTTTAACTTGAAATGGAATATGGGATGGATGCACGATATGCTTGATTATTTTGAAATAGATCCTTGGTTTAGGCAATTCCATCAAAATAGTGTGACTTTCTCAATCACATATAACTATACAGAGAACTTTATGCTTGCACTTAGTCATGATGAGGTTGTTCACGGGAAAAGTCATCTTTTACATAAAATGCCTGGCGATGACTGGAAGAAATATGCAAATACTCGAGCATTACTAACTTATATGTGGACCCACCCTGGTAAAAAAACGATATTTATGGGAATGGAATTTGGGCAAAGACAAGAATGGAATGTTTGGGATGATCTGCAATGGGAGTTACTAGAATTTGAGCCTCATAAAGGTATCAGGAACTTGATTGATGACCTAAACGTTCTTTATAAAAATGAACCTGCATTATGGAAAAATGACTTTGATCCTTATGGATTCCAATGGATTGATTGTAATGACAAATCTAATTCGGTTATAAGTTTCATGAGAAGAGAAAACGATACTAATGAGTGGCTTGTTGTTGTTGCTAACTTTACACCTAATACTCATGGGTCATACAAAGTAGGTGTTCCTGTGGAAGGATTCTATAAAGAAATATTTAATTCAGATGGCTCTAGATACGGGGGTAGTAACAAAGGAAATATGGGGGGTAAAGAAACTATAAATTACAATATTCATGATTATCAAAATGCTCTAGAACTTGCTTTGCCCCCATTAAGCGTGAGTATCTTCAAACATCAATCAAGAAAATAA
- the trpA gene encoding tryptophan synthase subunit alpha — protein sequence MKEYKMQITQNDSLSKVDETFCELKKNKKLALMPFIMAGDPNIEITSEILLKLQENGADLIELGVPYSDPLADGPVIQVAASRALKSGTNLRKVINLLESLKGKINIPIILFSYLNPLLSFGFEKFCEMAFNAGVSGLIVPDLPLEEAYKFSKIVSNHSMDLILLVAPTTPFERMKQISNHTKGFTYLVSVTGVTGERNKMESRVENLIAKLKEVNTNPIAVGFGISTPEHVSRVREWGADGVIIGSAFVKRISSSSEKDVVDHVGEFCKDMRLAADKK from the coding sequence ATGAAAGAATACAAAATGCAAATTACACAAAATGACTCTTTATCTAAGGTAGATGAGACGTTTTGTGAGTTAAAAAAAAATAAAAAATTAGCTTTGATGCCTTTTATAATGGCTGGGGATCCCAATATTGAAATAACGTCTGAGATCTTATTAAAGTTACAAGAAAATGGAGCTGACCTTATTGAATTAGGGGTCCCTTACAGTGACCCACTTGCAGACGGACCTGTTATTCAAGTGGCGGCCTCTCGCGCCTTAAAGTCAGGTACTAATTTAAGAAAAGTAATTAACCTTTTAGAGTCTTTAAAAGGTAAAATAAATATCCCCATCATCCTTTTTTCTTACTTAAATCCATTACTGAGTTTTGGCTTTGAAAAGTTTTGTGAGATGGCATTTAATGCTGGCGTTTCTGGACTAATAGTTCCTGATCTCCCTTTAGAGGAAGCTTATAAATTTTCTAAAATAGTAAGTAATCATTCTATGGACTTGATTTTATTGGTGGCCCCAACTACTCCTTTTGAAAGAATGAAGCAAATATCCAATCATACCAAAGGCTTTACTTATTTAGTAAGTGTGACAGGTGTCACTGGTGAGAGAAACAAAATGGAAAGTAGAGTTGAAAATCTTATAGCTAAATTAAAAGAAGTAAATACTAATCCAATTGCGGTTGGTTTTGGAATATCCACCCCTGAACATGTTAGTAGGGTACGTGAGTGGGGAGCAGATGGAGTAATTATTGGTAGTGCATTTGTAAAACGAATTTCTAGTTCAAGTGAAAAAGATGTAGTTGATCATGTTGGCGAATTTTGTAAAGATATGCGTTTAGCAGCTGATAAAAAATAA
- a CDS encoding NAD(P)H-quinone oxidoreductase subunit L — protein sequence MESFFNNSFATLIAYIGIISTYLLVIPLLLFYWMNNRWNIMGKFERLGIYGLVFLFFPGLILFSPFLNLRLKGSGKG from the coding sequence ATGGAAAGTTTTTTCAATAATTCATTCGCTACTTTAATTGCTTATATCGGAATAATTTCTACCTATTTATTGGTTATCCCATTGTTACTATTTTACTGGATGAATAATAGATGGAATATTATGGGCAAATTTGAAAGATTAGGAATTTATGGCCTTGTATTTCTTTTCTTTCCAGGTTTAATTTTATTTTCTCCATTTTTAAATCTCAGACTAAAAGGAAGTGGTAAAGGGTAA
- the hisIE gene encoding bifunctional phosphoribosyl-AMP cyclohydrolase/phosphoribosyl-ATP diphosphatase HisIE, translated as MTFSTNFSLEDLSFDNYGLIPAIAQDWLDGSILMLAWMNKESLTMTLETKNVHYWSRSRSEIWRKGATSGSTQILKKIRFDCDNDALILLIEQNGSGACHTGEKSCFFNEIQINQNDKKEKNTTPFSNICSELFNTINERSINPSEKSYTNHLLKKGSNTILKKIGEESAEFIMACKDNDKNSISNEAADLIYHLQVALMYKGIEWRDVLAVLESRRKN; from the coding sequence ATGACTTTTTCAACTAATTTCTCGTTAGAAGATCTAAGCTTTGATAATTATGGATTAATCCCTGCAATTGCACAAGATTGGCTTGACGGATCAATTCTTATGCTTGCTTGGATGAACAAAGAATCTTTGACAATGACACTTGAAACCAAAAACGTTCATTACTGGAGTCGATCAAGATCCGAAATTTGGAGAAAAGGAGCCACAAGTGGAAGTACCCAAATACTGAAGAAGATAAGGTTCGATTGTGATAATGATGCACTAATTCTCTTGATTGAACAAAATGGTTCAGGCGCATGTCACACTGGAGAAAAAAGTTGTTTTTTCAATGAGATTCAAATTAATCAAAATGATAAAAAAGAGAAAAACACAACTCCCTTCTCAAATATTTGCTCTGAATTATTCAATACAATTAACGAAAGATCAATAAATCCCTCTGAGAAAAGTTACACAAATCATTTATTAAAAAAAGGCAGTAACACTATTTTGAAAAAAATAGGAGAGGAATCTGCTGAATTTATAATGGCTTGCAAAGATAATGATAAAAATTCAATCTCAAATGAAGCTGCTGATTTAATTTATCATCTGCAAGTAGCCCTTATGTACAAAGGTATTGAGTGGAGAGATGTTCTTGCTGTTCTAGAATCAAGAAGAAAAAATTAA
- a CDS encoding 6-carboxytetrahydropterin synthase produces the protein MYIHSLKFSCSKSYEDFPCSHRQWRHEGHCRFVHGYSRSFTFWFTAKKLDLNGFVVDFSSLKPLENRLKEQFDHTFLINKDDPLLNYWEKLHDLDALDLRIMDNVGMEFTSELIWRWANEYLQDKDEGRTCCWKTESKENKSNKASYEEIPDWFKS, from the coding sequence ATGTATATTCATTCTCTGAAATTTTCATGCAGCAAAAGTTACGAGGATTTTCCCTGTTCACATAGGCAATGGCGCCATGAAGGCCACTGCAGATTTGTTCATGGATATTCAAGATCATTCACCTTTTGGTTCACTGCAAAAAAATTAGACCTAAATGGTTTTGTTGTCGATTTTTCAAGTCTAAAACCCCTAGAAAATAGACTAAAGGAGCAATTTGACCATACTTTTCTAATAAATAAAGATGACCCTTTGCTGAATTACTGGGAAAAATTACATGACTTAGATGCTTTAGATCTGAGAATTATGGATAATGTGGGAATGGAGTTCACCTCTGAATTAATTTGGAGATGGGCTAATGAATACTTACAGGATAAAGATGAGGGCAGAACATGTTGTTGGAAAACAGAATCAAAAGAAAATAAATCGAATAAAGCAAGTTATGAGGAAATTCCTGATTGGTTCAAATCTTAG
- the petE gene encoding plastocyanin → MLRSIFAGLFAIVLTLGLGISSVSAKTVEVKLGTDAGMLAFEPSTVTISAGDTVKFVNNKLAPHNAVFDGHEDLSHADLAFAPGESWEETFDNAGTYDYYCEPHRGAGMVGKVIVE, encoded by the coding sequence ATGTTACGTTCAATCTTTGCAGGGTTATTTGCAATAGTCTTAACTCTAGGTCTTGGTATTTCATCAGTTTCAGCTAAGACTGTTGAAGTAAAACTTGGAACAGATGCTGGAATGCTTGCATTTGAACCAAGTACAGTAACCATTAGTGCTGGTGATACAGTTAAATTCGTCAATAATAAACTTGCCCCTCACAATGCTGTTTTTGATGGGCATGAGGATTTAAGTCATGCGGACCTAGCTTTTGCTCCAGGAGAGTCTTGGGAAGAAACATTTGATAATGCTGGAACTTATGATTACTATTGCGAGCCACACAGAGGCGCTGGAATGGTAGGTAAAGTTATTGTTGAATAG
- a CDS encoding sigma-70 family RNA polymerase sigma factor: MSSLSDFLGEIGRHQLLTPERELTMGRKVQEMVVLVNRCQKAGGKGPACEYSEAERKKIKIGEKAKNEMITANLRLVVNLAKRYQGKGLELLDLIQEGTLGLTRAVEKYDPSRGHRFSTYAYWWIRQGLNRALSTQSRTIRIPVNINEKLTKLRSAKSKLMQLKGVAPTTDELAEEMKITKEEVDELLSCELRSITVSLQGTVKSKSDPSELVDILPSDQTPPMELAELAERTASAWKLLDKANLTEKERKIVSLRFGLDGSNEWRTLAEVARHMSCSREYCRQVVQRALRKLRKAGLQNGLVDSIS, encoded by the coding sequence GTGAGTTCATTAAGCGATTTTCTTGGTGAAATAGGTCGTCATCAACTTTTGACGCCAGAGAGAGAACTCACTATGGGTAGAAAAGTCCAAGAGATGGTTGTGCTTGTTAATAGATGCCAAAAAGCAGGTGGTAAAGGACCCGCGTGTGAATATTCCGAAGCCGAAAGGAAAAAGATCAAAATTGGTGAAAAGGCCAAAAATGAAATGATAACCGCCAACTTAAGACTAGTTGTCAACCTTGCAAAGAGATATCAAGGCAAAGGGCTAGAATTGCTGGACTTGATTCAGGAGGGGACATTAGGCCTTACAAGAGCTGTAGAAAAATACGATCCATCAAGGGGGCACAGATTTTCCACCTATGCTTATTGGTGGATCAGACAAGGATTAAATAGAGCATTATCAACTCAAAGTAGAACTATAAGGATACCAGTAAACATTAATGAAAAACTCACAAAATTAAGATCAGCAAAATCAAAGCTTATGCAACTCAAGGGAGTAGCACCCACGACTGATGAACTAGCTGAAGAAATGAAAATAACTAAGGAGGAAGTTGATGAGCTCCTCTCATGTGAATTGAGAAGCATTACTGTTAGTCTCCAAGGTACTGTCAAATCAAAGTCAGATCCCTCTGAGCTAGTTGATATTCTTCCAAGTGATCAAACTCCACCAATGGAATTAGCCGAATTAGCCGAAAGGACAGCTTCAGCTTGGAAGTTATTAGATAAAGCAAATTTAACTGAAAAAGAAAGAAAAATAGTAAGCCTAAGATTTGGTCTAGACGGTTCTAATGAATGGAGAACTTTAGCTGAAGTTGCGAGACATATGAGTTGTAGTAGAGAATATTGCCGACAAGTTGTTCAACGAGCCTTAAGAAAACTTAGAAAAGCAGGATTACAAAACGGGCTAGTTGATAGTATTAGCTAA
- a CDS encoding AbrB family transcriptional regulator: MLTGSDLLSKVKELGDVSKSELVRACGYVTTKKNGGERLNFTAFYEALLEAKGVNLGDSGVAGIGKGGRKLSYIATVQGNGNLLIGKAYTALLDLKAGDEFEIKLGKKQIRLLPTE; the protein is encoded by the coding sequence ATGCTCACTGGTAGTGATCTTCTCTCAAAAGTTAAAGAGCTTGGTGATGTAAGTAAGTCTGAGCTTGTTCGAGCATGTGGATATGTTACCACCAAGAAAAATGGGGGTGAACGCCTAAATTTTACAGCATTTTATGAAGCACTTCTAGAGGCTAAAGGAGTTAATCTTGGTGACTCTGGAGTTGCAGGTATTGGTAAAGGAGGAAGAAAACTGAGCTATATTGCGACAGTTCAAGGGAATGGAAATCTATTGATTGGGAAAGCATATACAGCACTTTTAGATTTAAAAGCTGGTGATGAATTTGAAATTAAGCTTGGGAAAAAACAAATAAGATTATTACCTACAGAATAA
- a CDS encoding NAD(P)-dependent oxidoreductase, with amino-acid sequence MGYKNLLITGANGCVGQYLVDWFLKNTKFRLYLMVRDKSKLPISVQENKKVKLMVCDIRESNRYKKEISQINYLIHTATAWGDPKRAYEVNIKAFEELLEMLDIEKLEKIIYFSTASILDTQTELMRESLIYGTEYIQTKYECFQRLRESSFAEKTFAVFPTLVFGGNLGKKSKYPVSYLTSGLKEIGKWLWLARFLKLDSKFHFIHANDIAQICGFLIKNHKEEQYKGFRKFVLGQKFISIDYAIITLLKKHNMRRFFAIPLTKKILKILLRILPIQTTPWDSFSIKKYDFNHVPITNPETFKLKSYAKSLNDILRLSKLPSCNNN; translated from the coding sequence TTGGGATATAAAAACTTATTAATAACAGGCGCTAATGGATGTGTTGGCCAATATTTAGTTGATTGGTTTTTGAAAAACACAAAATTCAGGCTTTATCTCATGGTAAGAGACAAAAGTAAGTTACCAATTTCTGTTCAAGAAAATAAAAAAGTCAAGTTAATGGTGTGCGATATCAGAGAATCCAATAGGTATAAAAAGGAAATTAGCCAAATTAATTACCTAATTCATACTGCTACAGCTTGGGGAGATCCAAAAAGAGCCTATGAAGTAAATATTAAAGCTTTTGAAGAATTACTAGAAATGCTTGATATTGAAAAGTTAGAAAAGATTATTTATTTTTCAACAGCTAGTATTCTTGATACCCAAACAGAATTAATGAGGGAATCATTGATTTATGGAACAGAGTACATTCAAACAAAATATGAATGTTTCCAGAGACTTAGAGAAAGCTCATTTGCAGAAAAAACATTCGCTGTCTTCCCTACCTTGGTTTTTGGAGGGAATCTTGGAAAAAAAAGTAAATACCCTGTGAGTTATTTAACTAGTGGATTGAAAGAAATTGGGAAATGGCTTTGGTTAGCAAGATTTTTAAAACTCGATTCTAAATTTCACTTTATACACGCAAATGATATCGCCCAGATTTGCGGGTTTCTAATTAAAAATCATAAAGAAGAGCAATACAAAGGCTTTAGAAAATTTGTGCTAGGTCAAAAATTCATTTCTATTGATTATGCCATAATTACACTTTTAAAGAAACATAATATGAGGAGATTTTTTGCGATACCGCTTACAAAAAAAATCCTAAAAATATTATTAAGAATTCTCCCCATCCAAACTACTCCTTGGGATAGCTTCAGTATCAAAAAATATGACTTTAATCATGTCCCCATCACTAATCCTGAGACTTTTAAACTTAAAAGTTATGCCAAGTCACTGAATGATATTTTAAGGTTATCAAAGTTACCAAGCTGTAATAACAATTAA